atatataatggaAGTTACTTCATGTGGGATCTTATGCACACATGATGTAAGTGTCGTTGGGCGACTTTTGGGTGTTAATCTAATTattctttgacaaaaaaatggaAGTTACTTGGACAAATGAAGATAATAATGGAAGTTTAGAAATTAATGCATGCATTAGTTATGTTTGATGATGAAACATTCACTTCTCGATAATGCTAGTTCTTTGAATGAGAATTTTTTACCATCTATTAAACTCAAAATCAATATGTTACTTTATGAGAATCAAACAAATACTGCTTAAATCAACCATTTCTTGGTTGCAGGAAGAAAGTTGATATAAAATTGGAAAATGCTGAAGGGCACGACAAGTTTTTTCGTGAAATGTGCACGAGACAGTTTCTAGCGGTTTCAAACCGCCAGAAACTTGTAACGCTTGCGATTTTTTCTGGCACCCAatattagtggcggtttaaaaccgccagaaTTGTTACAATTTGTTGTTTTAAATGATGCTCGTGCACTCCTGTGCACAATTCTCTCGTGCTCAATAGCACTGCtctataaaattattttttcatttaattagTAAGGATATTTCTATTAGTTAGATTCTCCATAAAAGTATCGATTTTACCTTTTTCTaaattaatagcatgtttgggttaatttatttttactcaaaatcaattttgaagcTTATTTATAGAATTGATTTCAACTTTGTAAATGGATTTTTAAGATGCACTGAATTGCTCAATGAGCACGTGAGATTATGCTATAAAACTCGCTTAACTTAACTCATGATCCTTAAATAGGGACTAGCAATAAGCTATACTTGAACAAAACACCAAAACTATCAACAcctattttttttccatttgcAAGTGAAAAGCACATAATATCCGCTTATAGAAAATTAAGCTCCTTACCAGACCACCATATTTAGAGGATAAGGATTAAGCTTTTTTTTGGATGAGTACTGAATTTCTGATAAGAGATGATGATCTGTCAAATTGCTGCTGGCTCcacaatattaataaaaattctattttattgtcaaaaaataataacaacTAGTATAACTAATAATTAAAGCGTATTTGAATAAATAAATCTCCGTGGAATGTGATGGCTAAGAAATTATATAGATGGTAACCTGGAATAACCTGGCAGAGGGCAAGGTGAAGCACATGAGGTGGTCAAGTCAAGGGTCAACAGATCAACGTGCATCCGTGACTCGTAGATCACGTTCTGCTTCTCAGTGAAGTTCTTTTACATTTACTCCTCGTATGAGTCGTATCCATCATCACTTTTTCAATAAAAAGCTGTTTTACAAGTCAGCACATGATCCACAGCAAGGACCAAACTCAAACCCACAAACCCCAGTCCCCACAGCTGCCAACGTGACTTGTGATTTGAAAAAAAGATAGCTGAAATAATGAGCACAACTTATCACTTTAAACACTCATTTTTGTGACAATTTTTACCTTTCATAAAATGGGAAGTAATTCTTTTTCTACTTTTCACTTgacataaaaaaatatcataaaaatggTTGTAAATGTTTAGTGCTTTATGTATAGGAGGAGCTCTTTATGATTCTTAGCTCCCAAGTCTCCCAAACACATTACCCCAATTCAGCCACACTCTTGCTTCACCAAACATACTAGTAACAAGTTGTGGGGGGAAAAATTAATGTGTCTATAAATTCATTATTCAAGCTATAAATGCTAATAACATACTCCTTCATACTACACAAAAGTTCTATAAAGTTAACCTATGTTTTCATAAAGTGGTAAATTTACTAGTTGTGTTCACATTTTAATAAACAGACTAATAATTCGGGCTTAGGCCCTCTATTTTagcaaaaaaaatactaataattaTAGAGAGTGTTGCTTGCAACTTAGTTAATTACTAGTACTAACAAGTGATTTGTTTAgtttcaaacaaaaaatttgATCAAGTGTTACATGTGTTGATACTTTTAAAGGGTGATAATGCGTGCAATTCATTCCGCTCCACCCTCAACACACCTAAAGTGAATCGAGGCGGGTTAAAAAAACTAACCCGTTTTGGTTAGTGCTAGGTTGACAGACAAGTAAAAAAgagattaaaaataataaaatgatgtaaaaaacatttctaattttttagcAGATCAGCTTGTGAGTTGGTCGACCAATACCCACCCGAAACAATTAATATGATAAAGTTGGCTTCACGGGTTGACTCACCCGCAAGGGACCCGACGGATTATGCGAGTTGGGTTATTGAGTCGTAATTATCTAGATCGCTGTGCTTCGACGTACACCCCTAATTCTCCTTAGACAAATTTTAGTTCAACTACTAAAGGAGTTAGTCTCACCAAACCATAAATGTAAATATTTATGGCTTAAACACACTaattagagtaaaaaaaaactGAGTTATTAGGATACTATTTGGAGTACACACCCCATATAGTGCTCCCCCACCCTAACCTACCCTGACTCCATTAATAAGAGTTGCTATGCCATTTCTTTATTATTTCCATATTGAACTACCCTTTATAGCTTTGGTTGTATCAACACAGCAAATTGATTTAGGATCAGACACTGGTCCCTTTGCCAAAGTTTTGGTGTCCAAAGCGGTTAGAAAATGGTGGCGTTGGACCACCCCATCCACATACCTACACGTCACTGTGGCGCCACCACACCAACCTCAATTTTCTGTATCATCTCACCGCGCTGCCCAATCATCTCTGACTCTTATagctttattttaatttaaattcttcATCATTTACTATGATAGTATAAATAGTATATAATATAATACTAGTTTGTTTAATCCTGATTCGCTGGCGCTCGTGCAGCAAAAGAATCCGATTTTGAAATGGATGAATATAATATTTGCGTATTGTGTACGTGCTTTCTTGCCAAGTCAAGGAAGCAGCTACACTTTACGGTTCCCTCCCAAATCCCATCACTTTTTTTAACTGAGTACACTGCTAATAGTAGTGACTAATATCTCATACTACGCTCAATCTCGTGATTTAAGGATGAGAAACCTTCGTGCTACACCTAATCAATCTCCAAATCCCATGACTTGTGCCACAGGAAGACATATGATTACGTGCCTAATTTCTTATTTATCATTACTTCCCCTAAACCACGCCGGAACTCTATAATCTGAGTGTGCACTCTACACTGCGTTACAGCTATCATCCACATTAatatctatttaatttaatcttTAAAACATAGCGTGCACGATGCACGTACATACCcttcaaaactaaaatttatTAGGATTTTTAATTCTTAAGTGACCTTGTAATGTTATACTCCGTGCAAAATAACTTATCATCCCTAATTTAATATTCCAAAATAACCTTCTTGAAGTCATACAACAAATATTTCATTCTTAATCAACTTAGTTGCCAAATTAAAGGCACAATAACCTTTCATATTAAAATGGCAAAGGGGTTGATtcccaaaataaataaattttacattcCAACTATTTTTATTCGGGGagaatttaaaaagaaattaaatttctGCAAAAGGAAAATAGATAAATGGAGTAAACTCATCTCAGTACTATAGAAAAATCTTCACGTAAATAATTAGAAAagtttaaaaacagaaaaaaagtttaaaaataaacATTAGAAACGTGGTATGAAATGCTACAATTTTAGAAAATCTATCTGTTAACTTCTGCTTAGCGCCGAATTTTGTTCTGATTGCCATTTTTATCTTCCATCCATTGTAAGGATATTTGTTAAACTTACCATTCCTGTATAAATTTCTGTACCAAACACTATTCTACAGTCACTTAACTAGAAATAATAGGTTGACAGCTTTATCACATGACAAAGGGTACTTACAGCTACATAACAAAGATTTACCAGTACTTACTTACAGATTAAAATGACTAGAGATTAGTAAGGTACACAAATTAAGGCAAAAATGAAAAACAGAGACACATGAGTGATGTGTCAGGGCAACAACAGTTGTTCTGCAAAAAATCGATAAAAGAAAAGCTTTTTCTTGATTTCCCATAATTGACAAAAAAGGAGagaaaatcaatgaaaaaaGCCACACGTGAATACAAAGCACCCACTCTCTCTAATACCACCCTCCACTCTGTACAGCCTGTAAATTTGTTTGTTAGTAGTAAATTGCCTCACTCAAATTGAACAAccccattcaaaaaaaaaaaaaaattaataaagaaaaCGACGGGGGCCAAAGCATGAAACGACAACAGAGCTTGCTTAGCCAAGTAAATCCATCTGCTGGCAAAGCTCCTTCCTCAGCCGCTGTGAGAAGAGGCGGCAAGCGTCCACACTCAGATCAACCGCCGCGGCTAACGCCACGAACGCCGCCGCATCCTCCGTGCAATTCACGTGCGGCACGCTCACTTCCACCGTGGGCTTACTGCACCTTCCCTCACCCTCCACGCTGGAAGACATCACAAATCCTCTGTACATGCAATAAGGCCAAAGCCCGTAACCGTAATCTCCACTACCCCTCGGGCTGCACGCCGGCGACGTCGCGCTCCCCGGCGTGGCACGGCCGTTAGATCCACCACCTCCGCCGCCACCGCTACCGCGGTGGCTGCTCATATCAATCACGAACTTCCCTCCTTTGTTCAAGCTCAGCGTGGACTCTGCTAGCACAATGCCGGCGGCGCTGGTGTCTGGTATAAGCTCAAACCGGTAACCAAGCCCATCGGAACCGCCGCGTTCGCGCCACGCCTCGAGCCTCCCCCATGGCTTCCACGTGCCATCACCCGGTCGAAGAATTAGCCACGAACCAGGGTTGGAGCAGCTCACCCGGTCCGAACCGGGTGAAGCAACGAAGGGTGTAACCATGGACGCTGCAGCCACCGGTGAGCCGGAGAGATCGTGAACCGTTATGGACCATCCCTTGCGTTCCTTCCCCGGCCGCTCGCGTTCGCTTCCGAACGAGCTTAACCAACTCCGGGAACCACCCGCTTCTGACTGTAACGATCTGAACGAAACAGAATAACCGCTCAGAAATCAGAGAGAGATAACAATAACCGTATCAACAAGTAACAGAAAACGGTTACAGAATTggataattgaaattgaaaaccctaGAATTGACTCCTAAACCACTTCTAATTTGAAAGCAAAAACCACATTCAAAATCTACAATGAAGATATTCAAATTCAActtcaacttcatcttcaacTTCAACCCCTTTCAATTTTCGATTCAACttt
This is a stretch of genomic DNA from Lotus japonicus ecotype B-129 chromosome 1, LjGifu_v1.2. It encodes these proteins:
- the LOC130727653 gene encoding uncharacterized protein LOC130727653, coding for MDPCPFVRLTVGNLALKIPVASKPARSVVHPSSSPCFCKIKLKHFPPQSALVPFIPTETNLPDAQVHPIAASFHLSKPDLDKLVGKSIFAKKLCLEISIYTGRRGTTCGVSSGRLLGKVSVPIDLAGAVNKATVFHNGWITVGKEAKGSSAQFHLNVKAEPDPRFVFQFDGEPECSPQVFQIQGNISQPVFTCKFSFRNNSDRNQRSRSLQSEAGGSRSWLSSFGSERERPGKERKGWSITVHDLSGSPVAAASMVTPFVASPGSDRVSCSNPGSWLILRPGDGTWKPWGRLEAWRERGGSDGLGYRFELIPDTSAAGIVLAESTLSLNKGGKFVIDMSSHRGSGGGGGGGSNGRATPGSATSPACSPRGSGDYGYGLWPYCMYRGFVMSSSVEGEGRCSKPTVEVSVPHVNCTEDAAAFVALAAAVDLSVDACRLFSQRLRKELCQQMDLLG